Genomic window (Bradyrhizobium sp. 186):
CCTTGGCGGTCGTGCCCTTGGCGGTCGACTTGATGTCGCTGACCTGCGAGTAGCCGGCCGCCTGGATCCTGGCGGCGAGTTCCTCTTGAGTCAGCGCGTGTGCACTCGACAGCCCGCCCGCGAGCGTCAGAAGCAGGACCGTGTGAAAGATTGTCAGCGTTCGCATCTTCGTTCTCCTGGTCGTATCCCTGCCCCAGGTGAAGTCCGTTTCGCGATCTTGCCCCTATACGAGGCGCAGTAGGACGCCGGCATCGATGCGCACGTCGATGAGCATCGGCGCGGCCGACGTGCCGATAAGTCGAGACAATCTGTGGGATGAAATCGGGATGTATGATGACATGCTGCGCCCTTGGTGATCAGGACGCGATTCTTGGGCATGTCGCCTCGCGAGGAGATCGCACATCCCCGTACCCTAAATAAAAGCCGCGAGCGCGGAGCTGTCAACCGGCATGTGTTCGAGCGTCACGAAGAGTTCACTGTCCGAACGGAACCGCACCGTCCACCGTCTTGAAACTTGCGGACAACGGAGGCCAAGGGGTTTGGAAGGTCGAGGCCCTTCCGGATGCGGACACCATTCAACCTCGCCTGCCCGACGAAATGATCCGCTGCTACATGAGCGGATCCAAGGTCGCGGGCTACGGGCACCAACTGATCAAGGCCTTGACGTCTTGTGCGAAATCAACGCGAGCTCTTGCTTCGCGATTCCCCGCCGCACCGGCAGCTCTCGTAATCAACGGGATCATGGCTGTTGAAGATCGTCACGCGGTCGCCGTGGCTGAGCTTCAGCGCACGCAGCCGTTCCTGGTTCGCGATCCGCAGCTTCCGGTCCATGTCGCCGCGGCGCTGGAAATAGCCGAGCACCAGTGGCATGCGCGGCGATGCCTCGAGCTGCCCGTGATGGAAATAGCTGTCGCCGGCATGCAGCAGCCATTTGTCGCCTGAGCGCACCGCAATGCCGCAATGGCCGAGCGTATGACCGGCGAGCGGGATCATCAGGATATCCCCCTCCCCGTTCCCCAGCGCGCGCACGCCCTTGAAGCCGAACCAGTCTTCGCCGGCTTCGCCACAGAATTTCCAGCCCGGTCCGTGCTGCCACTGCTCCGTGACATAGCGCCCTTGGGGCGGCGCGGGCTTTCGCAGCACCGCCATCTCGTATTCGGCGCGATGGACGTGGATCGCGGCATGCGGAAAGTCGGGCACACCGCCGGCGTGGTCGCGGTCGAGATGCGTCAGCAGCACGTGACGCACGTCGTTGAGCGAATAGCCGAGCGCTTTCACCTGTTGCACCGCCGTCTCGGACGGGTCGAGTTTTGGTGCGGTCTGCCGCACCCATCGCCGCCCCAGACGGTCGGGCGTTGCGATATCGCCGAGGCCGATGCCGGTATCGACCAGGGCAAGCCCGTCATTGGTTTCGATCAACAGGCAGTGGCAGACCATGCGTGCGCGCTGGAACAGGCTGCCGGTGCCGTTCACCAGGCGGCGGCCCATCGGGCACATCGTGCCGGTGTTGAGATGATGGATTTTCATTGGAAGACCCTCGCCTTATGTGAGCAGGGCCTTGTCATTGCCAGATCTATAGGTAAAATATCGAATATTGATAGTATCTCTAGGTCTATCCTATGGACATCCGCGAGCTTCGCTACTTCGCCGCCGTCTACCGCGCGCGCAACCTGACCGCTGCGGCGCGCTCGTGCTTCGTGTCGCAGCCGTCGATCTCCACCGCGATCACCAGCCTGGAGGCCGAGCTCGGCACGACGCTGTTCATCCGCCACAAGAAGGGCGTCGCGCCCACCGCCTCGGCCGAGCAGTTTCACGTCCTCGCCCGCCGCATCATCGACGAGGCCGATGCCGCGCGCAGCCTGTTCCGGAAACCAAGTACGAAGAGCACGCTGACGCTGGGCCTGATGCGCACGCTCGACGTGCCGCGCACGATCGCGCTGTTGAAGCCGCTGACGGCCCGTGCGGACATTGCGCTTCGCCTCGTCGGCAGCGACGAGCGCGCCGATGCGCGGATCATCTCGAAAAGCATGCTGCGCACTGATGAACATTTCGTCGCGCTCTGGAGCGAGCGCTATGTCGCGGCCCTGCCGCCGTCGCATCCGCTGACGCTCAAGGACAAGCTCCGCGCCGCCGATCTGGCCGACGTTCCGCTGATCGACCGCTGTCATTGCGAGCAGAGCGAATTCTTCGGACGCACCGCGCAACGCCGCCAACCCGCGGCGATCGCACAATCGGAGGATTGGGCCATGGCGCTGGTTGCGGCCGGCGTCGGCATCGCCATCGTTCCCGAAGGCGTGGCGCGCAGCAATCCGGACGTGGCCGTCCGCGAGATCGAGGTCAAGGTCAAGCGCGAGGTCGGCCTCGCCTATCGCGCATCGGCACCGCTCTCGGACGCGCTGAAGGACTTTGTCGCGAAGCTCCAGAAGCAGCGGCGCAAGCCCGATCGCGCCAAGCCTCGGCGCGTCGCTCGCAAAAACTAGCCGCGCACGCTGACCGCGCGGCCGTAGGCCGGCTGGGCCGCAACCGGCGGGTTGGCGGTCTGGGCGGCGAGCTCGCCGATCAGGCGGTCGGCGTCGGCGGCCATGCCGTCGGGCGCCTGGATCACCAGCCGCTCCAGCGCCCAGCGATAGGACGAGACGCGCTGCTCCAGGCATTGCTGTACCCACTGCACGATCAGCGAGTTCTCCTGCATGCGCTCGACCGCATCTGCCTTCTCCCTCGGCGACAGCTCGGAGACGCGCGCCATGCTGGCATTGCGCTTCTTGTCGAGATCGATGACGCGGATCGCGCTCGCAAAGTACGGCTCGAAGCGGGTGATGTCGTTGCGCACGTCCTCGATCAACTGCGCATAGCGCGAGGAATGCGAGCGATGCGGCTCGTCGATCAGCGTGCGTCCGTACATGGTGCGGTCGAACACCACCTTTTGGCGCCAGGGCGACGGCAACGCCTTGTAGTCGCCGAACACGCTCTTCCAGGCAGGCCGCGACAACGGCGGCTCGATCAGGGGATAGGCGAGGTCGCGAAGTTGGCGCTCTTCGTCGGTGAGCTGGAATTGCGATGGCTTCAGACCGACGCTGGAGGTGACCTCGGCCCCCAGCCAGCGATGCATGTCGTCGCTGCGCATGTCGGCGCGGGTACGGCCGAAATCGCCGCCGCTACAGGCTGCGAGCATCGCACCTGACAGTGCAAGCAGGACGGCCGATACGAAAGGCCGGATCTGGCGGATGGGCTCCGGCATTAGACGAAACCGGACGTCAGCGGCGACGACGACGGCGCCCCGGCGCTGTGCCTGCTTCCGGCCCACGATCGCCGCTGGTTTCATCCGCCTCGCGCTCGATACGGATCACGGGAAGGATCAGGATCGTTCCCATGTCCGCGCTCGGAGCGACATCCCCCGACGAGCCCACCCGGCGACCGGCCGGAAATTCAACGATGGTCCCCATGTCAGCTCTCTTCTATTGCCGCGCGACCAAGCGCGCTCCTGCAACATGGGCTCATTAAGATCAGCACATGGTTAACGGGGTGTAAACGTGACGTTCGGACCGTAACCGCACGGGGCGGGCGTAGCGTCCCGTTGCAGGACGACAACAGCCTAGATGACGCGTCCCGTTTCACGTCTCGTTTTCCTTAACGAGGCTTTAAACCAAGCTGCGATAGGCTGCGGCAACAGTCTCTTCCGAGTTGCGTACGCCTCAATGACCAAGTCACTGTTTCCCGGATTCGACGGGCTGATGTCCCTCTCCCGCCGCGAGGGCGTCGACATCCGTCCGACGCTGCTGCGCGTGCTGACCGACCTCTATGTCCAGGCCAGCACCCACAGCGACGACGAGCAGCGCCAGTTCGTCGAGCTTGCCACGCGGCTGATCGACCAGGTCGACGACGCGACGCGCGCCGCCGTCAAGGCGCGGCTCGCGATCTATCCGTCCACACCCGCCCCGATCATGCAGAAGCTCGGGCTGACGGCTGCGCAGGAAGGCCGCAGGGTTCCGCTCGCGCGCGAGATTCCCGCTCCGCCGCCGGCCCCCGCCCCGGTCCGCGCACCGACGGAGGCCGAGCAACGCATGGCCTCGAACCTGGCGATGCAGCCGAAGGACGCGGCCGAGATCCACGACATGTTCTTCCGCGCCGGCGCGTCCGACCGTGCGCTGATCCTGCACAATCTGGCGCAGACCCCGCTGAAGGCGGCGCCGCGCATTCCGACCGTGCGCGCCAAGCGCGCGATCCAGATCCTGGAGATGGCGGCGATCGCCAACGATTTCGAGAATTTCATCTCCGAACTCGGTGACAGCCTGATCC
Coding sequences:
- a CDS encoding MBL fold metallo-hydrolase — protein: MKIHHLNTGTMCPMGRRLVNGTGSLFQRARMVCHCLLIETNDGLALVDTGIGLGDIATPDRLGRRWVRQTAPKLDPSETAVQQVKALGYSLNDVRHVLLTHLDRDHAGGVPDFPHAAIHVHRAEYEMAVLRKPAPPQGRYVTEQWQHGPGWKFCGEAGEDWFGFKGVRALGNGEGDILMIPLAGHTLGHCGIAVRSGDKWLLHAGDSYFHHGQLEASPRMPLVLGYFQRRGDMDRKLRIANQERLRALKLSHGDRVTIFNSHDPVDYESCRCGGESRSKSSR
- a CDS encoding LysR family transcriptional regulator; this translates as MDIRELRYFAAVYRARNLTAAARSCFVSQPSISTAITSLEAELGTTLFIRHKKGVAPTASAEQFHVLARRIIDEADAARSLFRKPSTKSTLTLGLMRTLDVPRTIALLKPLTARADIALRLVGSDERADARIISKSMLRTDEHFVALWSERYVAALPPSHPLTLKDKLRAADLADVPLIDRCHCEQSEFFGRTAQRRQPAAIAQSEDWAMALVAAGVGIAIVPEGVARSNPDVAVREIEVKVKREVGLAYRASAPLSDALKDFVAKLQKQRRKPDRAKPRRVARKN
- a CDS encoding DUF2336 domain-containing protein, whose amino-acid sequence is MTKSLFPGFDGLMSLSRREGVDIRPTLLRVLTDLYVQASTHSDDEQRQFVELATRLIDQVDDATRAAVKARLAIYPSTPAPIMQKLGLTAAQEGRRVPLAREIPAPPPAPAPVRAPTEAEQRMASNLAMQPKDAAEIHDMFFRAGASDRALILHNLAQTPLKAAPRIPTVRAKRAIQILEMAAIANDFENFISELGDSLILPSRVAAQIVDDPGGEAIAVAARALDMPSPNFQRILLFFKPEIGTSVDAVYRLSRLYDRLSDRSALVLLAAWRGSTLAVTRAKYQSTLHDSERQRARASANQPRPGVQPGSSPAVRTGTDGSDR